TCGTCTCCTGGGCTTTATCGTGCACGGCTTTTATGCGGGCACGTTTGCCCGTGCCGTATTTCTTGACCCAAGAATGTAGCGAGGCTCGGTTGATGCCGAGTTCGGCTAATGCTGAGTTCAGCGAGAGGCCCTCATTGTTCCTTATAGAGGGCCACGGCATCGCGTTTGAACTGTTCGGAGTACCTGGACATGGTGGTAGATTACCAATCTTGCCAGCCCGACTGGGCTGGATATCAGGTGTCCACCAAATGGGGGTCAGGTCCGAACGCAGATAAACATAACCTGCCTCAGCATGGGGCTAGGAGTATGAATCCTGGGCTCCTCTGAACGGAACTGCTAACAGCGTAATGGGCAGGCGGTTGCCTGCCCCCTCGCTGCTAGCTACGTTTGCTCGGCGAGTGCTACCTGTGCCGCGTGCACGGCGGCCTTATCGGCTTCCTGGATGAACCACGAATCGGTGCCCGGAATGGGCGGGGCCAAGGTGGTATCCGGGTACTCGGCGTGGGCGGGGATTCCCACGAGGTGCAGGCGCTTATCCACCGTGCCGTCGGCGTTGTGGACCTGGCGGGTATCGGGGTCCTCAGCAGGCGAGCCGGTGGGCACCTCGATGCCATCGCTTGCGGTTTCCGTAAACGCGCGCACGCGCCCGGATTCTACAAGCGAGCGCATGAAGGAATCGTGCGGGGTGCGGCGGATATCGGGCTTGTGCACCCAGGCATCGAGAAGCGTCGTGCCCGGGATGCGCTTGCCGCCAGAGGCGCTGGAGCTGATGGTCCATTCCCCGGCGTCGGCATTCGTGCCCAAGACGGGGTTGCCGCCGACGAAGCTGACGATGCCGGCATCGACAAGCGCCAGCAATTGCTGCGTGCGGAAGGGTGGCGGGCCGGAGCACGTGGTCTGGCCCAAGGAAATGGCCTTATCGAACATGTGGTGGCGCGACTCCAAGGTATAGCGGCCCTCGGCGCCGAGGACCTGGGTGGGTTTGCGGGAGAAACCGACCGACCACAGGGCGGCGCGCACCGGACTATCCGGGCCTTTTTGGGCCTCTGCCAGGTCCTCGCACAGGCTCTGCACGATGTGCTGGGTGAGCTCCTGCTGGCTGGAAAAATCCTCCGTAAGCAGGTGCATCCAGCGCAGCAGGCTGAAATCCTTGGTGGTATGGCGCGCAATGACCTCATCGAGCTGGGCCAGGCCGTTATAGGCCACGCCTGCATCTACCGGGGTGGCATCCAGCGCAGCGATGATCTCCTCGCGGGAGGCGCGCAGGCTCTCCGGCTCGACGCGGGCGAGGGTATCGATATAGGCCTGGTAGGCATCGCGGGCGACCGCAGGCCACACTTCGGTGTCATAGTTGATGGAGCGCGCGCCCGTGCGGTGGGATAGCTCGGCAACGACCTTCTTTAGGCGCGGGATCTCCGCGGCCGGTGGGAGGGAGTCTTCATCGGATTGCGGTAGGAAGGGATAGCCGCGCCGGGAAGCAGCCGCAAAGGTGGGCTCGGTACCAGTAGCCTCATAGCGCATGCCCCAAGGCTTGGAGGAATCCTCGACGAACTTGCCGCCGCGGCCCACGGTGGACAGGATGAGGATATCGAAAAAGCCCATGCCAAGCCCGCGCACGAGGACCTTCTCGTTGTCCTTGATGGAGTCAATACCCTGGTCAATGGGGTTATCGGCGCGAATCCAGCGCAGGCTGGGGTTTTCTTCCAAGGTCTTTAAGATCCACC
The window above is part of the Corynebacterium accolens genome. Proteins encoded here:
- a CDS encoding FAD/NAD(P)-binding protein; amino-acid sequence: MTDNTSSIALIGLGPRGISVLERLVAQLNTVSHPPEKLTLHLIDDAQHGGGKIWDINQPKYLCMNTFAHGMTLFSETNSTVEAPVVEGPTIYEWIRLTLGDAHVSPGARDYVAAHPLDPQVLEEFGRAELEKLRPESYLPRALYGHYILWVFRSVLQDVPEWVEVKQHHARVVDIESRDGADVLHLNNDTTVEAGSTLAVTGWQNQGYTENERWILKTLEENPSLRWIRADNPIDQGIDSIKDNEKVLVRGLGMGFFDILILSTVGRGGKFVEDSSKPWGMRYEATGTEPTFAAASRRGYPFLPQSDEDSLPPAAEIPRLKKVVAELSHRTGARSINYDTEVWPAVARDAYQAYIDTLARVEPESLRASREEIIAALDATPVDAGVAYNGLAQLDEVIARHTTKDFSLLRWMHLLTEDFSSQQELTQHIVQSLCEDLAEAQKGPDSPVRAALWSVGFSRKPTQVLGAEGRYTLESRHHMFDKAISLGQTTCSGPPPFRTQQLLALVDAGIVSFVGGNPVLGTNADAGEWTISSSASGGKRIPGTTLLDAWVHKPDIRRTPHDSFMRSLVESGRVRAFTETASDGIEVPTGSPAEDPDTRQVHNADGTVDKRLHLVGIPAHAEYPDTTLAPPIPGTDSWFIQEADKAAVHAAQVALAEQT